Proteins from a genomic interval of Hoplias malabaricus isolate fHopMal1 chromosome 13, fHopMal1.hap1, whole genome shotgun sequence:
- the LOC136665275 gene encoding dexamethasone-induced Ras-related protein 1-like: MSLRTATRAPSATLHINTLISGFPSIITGVKSATMIKKMSPSENEFDIPAKNCHRMVILGSTKVGKTAIVSRFLNERFDDQYTPTIEDFHRKFYSIRGDVYQLDILDTSGNHPFPAMRRLSILTGDVFILVFSLDNRDSFQEVQRLKRQIFETKSCLKNKTKENVDVPLVICGNKCDRELCREVTDAEVDELVTGGEPCAYFEVSAKRNTNVDLMFHALFAMAKLPDEMSPDRHRKVSLQYGDVLRRKSLRQKKFREGGDAYGIVAPFARRPSVHSDLMYIKEKAVGGNQTTKDRCVIC; encoded by the exons ATGTCTCTCAGAACAGCGACCAGGGCTCCATCTGCGACACTTCATATAAATACTCTTATCTCTGGATTTCCATCGATTATAACTGGAGTCAAAAGTGCAACCATGATTAAGAAAATGTCTCCGTCCGAAAACGAGTTCGACATCCCCGCCAAAAACTGCCACAGGATGGTGATCCTGGGCTCCACCAAAGTGGGCAAGACCGCCATCGTCTCCCGGTTTCTTAACGAGCGGTTCGACGACCAGTACACACCCACCATCGAAGACTTTCACAGGAAGTTCTACAGCATCCGAGGGGACGTTTACCAGCTGGACATTCTGGACACTTCTGGGAATCACCCCTTTCCTGCAATGAGGAGACTGTCCATTCTTACAG GCGACGTGTTCATCTTGGTGTTCAGCCTGGACAACCGTGACTCCTTCCAAGAGGTCCAGAGGCTCAAGCGTCAGATCTTCGAAACCAAGTCTTGCCTCAAGAACAAGACCAAGGAGAATGTAGATGTGCCACTGGTCATCTGTGGCAACAAGTGCGACCGGGAACTGTGCCGTGAGGTGACAGATGCCGAGGTGGACGAGCTGGTGACCGGTGGAGAGCCCTGTGCCTACTTTGAAGTGTCAGCTAAGCGCAACACCAACGTGGACTTGATGTTCCACGCACTCTTCGCCATGGCCAAACTGCCGGATGAGATGAGCCCCGACCGGCACCGCAAGGTCTCGCTGCAGTATGGTGACGTGTTGAGGCGCAAATCCCTCCGCCAGAAGAAGTTCCGCGAAGGTGGGGACGCATACGGCATTGTGGCACCTTTCGCCCGAAGGCCTAGTGTCCACAGTGACTTGATGTATATTAAGGAAAAGGCTGTGGGAGGTAACCAGACAACCAAAGACCGTTGTGTGATCTGCTGA
- the LOC136665197 gene encoding mediator of RNA polymerase II transcription subunit 9-like codes for MMAAVQTKRELNEDYSLLPAIHDIIKCMDKDNADVHQELIKLKSKIQEARDQITSMPGIDVSPSAQQQQVFTLREQVQTKKQLLKKYKSLCIFEVPNAS; via the exons ATGATGGCGGCGGTTCAAACAAAACGAGAACTGAATGAAGATTATTCTTTACTGCCGGCGATTCACGACATTATAAAGTG CATGGACAAGGATAACGCTGATGTCCATCAGGAGCTTATCAAACTAAAATCTAAGATTCAGGAAGCCCGTGACCAGATCACTTCTATGCCTGGGATCGATGTGAGTCCATCggcacagcagcagcaggtttTCACCTTACGAGAGCAAGTTCAGACTAAGAAACAACTTCTGAAAAAGTACAAGAGCCTCTGCATATTTGAAGTGCCAAATGCCTCATGA